From Aerosticca soli, a single genomic window includes:
- a CDS encoding SDR family oxidoreductase, protein MSTPAQAWASRARPHEGRVAIVTGAAGGIGLEIALRLGRDGAALVVADADAARLETAAGALRDTGAEVRAMPGDLSLEDTATALAACALEAFGRIDILVNNAGGGVILPFLAHTPQTLKQTIDRNLWTTLWCCRAVIPPMKERGYGRIVNIGADSVRNGLWDHAAYNAAKGGVHGLTTGLAREFARDGITVNTVAPCAVNTPQLVDIAKQHPALVERFVSVIPMGRAGEMAEVASMVSYLAGTEASFVTGQVISANGGSTML, encoded by the coding sequence ATGAGCACGCCGGCGCAGGCCTGGGCCAGCCGCGCGCGTCCGCATGAGGGGCGCGTGGCCATCGTCACCGGCGCGGCCGGCGGCATCGGCCTTGAAATCGCGTTGAGGCTGGGCCGCGACGGCGCCGCGCTGGTGGTGGCCGATGCCGATGCGGCGCGGCTGGAGACCGCCGCCGGCGCCTTGCGCGACACCGGCGCCGAGGTGCGGGCGATGCCCGGCGACCTGTCGCTGGAAGACACCGCCACGGCTCTTGCCGCGTGCGCACTGGAGGCTTTCGGGCGCATCGACATCCTGGTCAACAACGCCGGTGGCGGGGTGATCCTGCCGTTCCTCGCGCACACCCCGCAGACGCTCAAGCAGACCATCGACCGCAATCTGTGGACCACGCTGTGGTGTTGCCGGGCGGTGATTCCGCCGATGAAGGAGCGTGGCTACGGCCGCATCGTCAACATCGGCGCCGACTCGGTGCGCAATGGCCTGTGGGATCACGCCGCCTACAACGCCGCCAAGGGTGGCGTGCACGGTCTGACCACGGGGCTTGCCCGCGAGTTCGCGCGCGACGGCATCACCGTCAACACGGTCGCTCCGTGTGCGGTCAACACGCCGCAGCTGGTGGACATCGCCAAGCAGCATCCGGCGCTGGTCGAGCGTTTCGTCAGCGTCATTCCGATGGGGCGCGCCGGCGAAATGGCCGAGGTGGCCTCGATGGTGAGTTATCTCGCCGGCACCGAGGCCTCGTTCGTCACCGGCCAGGTGATCAGCGCCAACGGCGGCAGCACGATGCTATGA
- a CDS encoding amidohydrolase family protein, which yields MRHFEAIDVHTHVVPREFPPYRGRHAGVRWPSMAEAQPCHRHVMLDGAIYRTVSHQCWDADVRGVDMERMEIGMQVLSPMPELLSYWLEGEDGQHLARHVNESIAAMVQAAPGRFAGLGMVPLQDVGRAIDELDVLLHQLGLAGVELGSNVQGVPVGDARFLPFFQAAERWGAAVFVHALRPCGMDRLVGPPVLEQALAFPGEVGLAAASMITGGTLAACPDLRIAFSHGGGTFALLLPRLRHAWKSFPMLKEALAADPLEAARRMYYDALVYDQTAFGFLLDSFGAERLMLGSDYPFAIMESHPLACLAGLPESTRTAIARDNALRWLRGAATAQERGKPSLGDTP from the coding sequence ATGAGGCACTTCGAGGCCATCGACGTGCACACCCACGTCGTCCCGCGCGAATTTCCGCCCTACCGCGGCCGGCATGCCGGCGTGCGCTGGCCGTCGATGGCCGAGGCGCAGCCGTGCCATCGCCACGTGATGCTGGACGGCGCGATCTATCGCACGGTGTCCCATCAATGCTGGGACGCGGACGTGCGTGGCGTGGACATGGAGCGCATGGAGATCGGCATGCAGGTGCTCTCGCCGATGCCCGAGCTGCTTTCGTACTGGCTGGAAGGCGAGGACGGCCAGCATCTGGCGCGTCACGTCAACGAATCCATCGCCGCGATGGTGCAGGCGGCGCCCGGGCGCTTTGCCGGTCTCGGCATGGTGCCGCTGCAGGATGTCGGGCGCGCGATCGACGAGCTGGACGTGCTGCTCCATCAGCTGGGGCTTGCCGGCGTCGAACTGGGCAGCAACGTGCAGGGCGTGCCGGTCGGCGACGCGCGCTTTCTGCCGTTCTTCCAGGCTGCCGAGCGCTGGGGCGCGGCGGTGTTCGTGCATGCGCTGCGCCCTTGCGGCATGGACCGTCTGGTCGGCCCGCCGGTGCTCGAGCAGGCGCTCGCCTTTCCCGGCGAAGTGGGCCTTGCCGCCGCCTCCATGATCACCGGCGGCACATTGGCCGCGTGTCCGGACCTGCGCATCGCCTTCAGCCACGGCGGCGGCACGTTCGCATTGCTGCTGCCGCGGCTGCGCCATGCATGGAAGAGCTTTCCGATGCTGAAGGAGGCACTTGCCGCCGATCCGCTGGAGGCCGCGCGGCGCATGTACTACGACGCCCTGGTCTACGACCAGACGGCGTTCGGTTTCCTGCTCGATAGTTTCGGCGCCGAACGGCTGATGCTCGGCAGTGATTACCCCTTCGCGATCATGGAATCGCATCCGCTCGCCTGTCTTGCGGGCCTGCCCGAGTCGACGCGCACGGCGATCGCGCGGGACAACGCGCTGCGCTGGCTGCGGGGCGCCGCCACGGCGCAGGAGCGCGGGAAGCCGTCTTTGGGAGATACGCCATGA
- a CDS encoding PdxA family dehydrogenase: MNALIIEKLRIDPARRARVGIVIGDVNGIGPEVVAKSWQSGLLHEACLPVLIGSAAAMERAVAALGMDVGVRAIAGPDEARFDPKVMDVIDSGALDPAAITPGRDTAASGRAVGIWLGEADRLARAGALGATVMAPVSAVALEMAGMLDRIVSVKPGETYLVLFSGALRITHLTDHVPLREVSGMIHKDLIALTLHKMDAALRQWGIAAPRIAVAGFNPHAKGTEDSQEIAPGVAAAKREGIDVTGPVSPDSVFRHCLEGRYDMVLAMYHDQGHIAIKTAGFSGNVAVFLGPPYPQVTVAHGTAYDIVGRGIADHSMVLNAILTAGSLAAGNAFPDLH; the protein is encoded by the coding sequence ATGAACGCCCTCATCATCGAAAAGCTGCGCATCGACCCCGCCCGCCGTGCGCGGGTCGGCATCGTCATCGGCGACGTCAACGGCATCGGGCCGGAAGTGGTCGCCAAGTCCTGGCAAAGCGGCTTGCTGCACGAGGCCTGCCTGCCGGTACTGATCGGCAGTGCCGCCGCCATGGAGCGCGCCGTCGCCGCGCTCGGCATGGACGTGGGTGTGCGCGCCATCGCCGGCCCCGACGAGGCGCGGTTCGACCCCAAGGTGATGGACGTCATCGACAGCGGCGCGTTGGACCCGGCGGCCATCACGCCCGGCCGCGACACCGCCGCCAGCGGACGCGCCGTCGGCATCTGGCTCGGCGAGGCCGATCGCCTGGCCCGCGCCGGCGCGCTCGGGGCGACGGTGATGGCGCCGGTGAGCGCGGTCGCGCTGGAGATGGCCGGCATGCTGGACCGCATCGTCAGCGTCAAGCCGGGCGAAACCTACCTCGTGCTGTTTTCCGGCGCGCTGCGCATCACCCATCTGACCGACCACGTGCCGTTGCGCGAGGTCTCGGGGATGATCCACAAAGATCTCATCGCACTCACCTTGCACAAGATGGATGCCGCGCTCAGGCAGTGGGGTATCGCCGCGCCGCGCATCGCGGTGGCCGGTTTCAACCCGCACGCCAAGGGCACCGAGGACAGCCAGGAGATCGCGCCCGGCGTCGCCGCGGCCAAGCGCGAGGGCATCGACGTGACCGGCCCGGTGAGTCCCGACTCGGTCTTCCGCCATTGCCTGGAAGGCCGCTACGACATGGTGCTGGCCATGTACCACGACCAGGGCCACATCGCGATCAAGACCGCCGGTTTCTCCGGCAACGTCGCCGTGTTCCTGGGCCCGCCCTATCCGCAGGTCACCGTGGCTCACGGCACCGCCTACGACATCGTCGGTCGCGGCATCGCCGACCACAGCATGGTGTTGAACGCCATTCTCACCGCCGGCTCGCTGGCCGCGGGCAACGCCTTTCCCGATCTGCACTGA
- a CDS encoding non-heme iron oxygenase ferredoxin subunit, which yields MSSQASYRFIAHTADVPADRALAVVLPGYPPLAVARLGDEFFVMDDTCTHGAALLSDGEIIENEIECPFHAGRFDIRTGEATAFPCAKALRVYPTRVEDGAVLADLDAQGAGTGCAGGCHQTATA from the coding sequence GTGAGTTCGCAAGCTTCCTACCGCTTCATCGCCCACACCGCCGACGTGCCGGCCGATCGCGCGCTGGCCGTCGTGCTGCCGGGGTATCCGCCGCTGGCGGTCGCGCGCCTGGGCGATGAGTTCTTCGTCATGGACGACACCTGCACCCACGGTGCGGCGCTGCTGTCGGACGGCGAGATCATCGAGAACGAAATCGAGTGTCCCTTCCACGCCGGGCGTTTCGACATCCGCACCGGCGAGGCCACGGCCTTTCCCTGCGCCAAGGCCCTGCGCGTGTATCCCACGCGCGTGGAGGACGGCGCCGTGCTGGCCGACCTCGACGCACAAGGCGCCGGCACGGGCTGTGCCGGAGGCTGCCATCAGACGGCCACCGCCTGA
- a CDS encoding SRPBCC family protein, whose protein sequence is MNARAIPATRADAEQGAPATSTISSDLLRLDSEMRGVDRRIFFDPDIYELEFERIWSKVWVYVAHESQIAKPKDFLTTWIGRVPVIISRDRKGAVQAFVNVCTHRGATLCRTEKGSAGTFVCPFHGWAFNDLGALVGVNEEESGGYPAGFDKSKRGLTRVRCESYKGFLFATLNPNAEPLEDYLAEAKPFIDTFAEQSPQGIEVLKGRSVYTYNGNWKLQAENGVDGYHVPMVHANYVQMVGHRLQVNAGGNALKTIEAGKFGKLGGGYYDLRNGHCVLWTNLPNPQDRPLYRAKEEIAARVGQKKAEWMVDRSRNLLLYPNVLLMDQASTQIRVFRPLAVDKTEVTIYCFAPVGEPPAERARRIRQYEDFFNASGMATPDDLNEFNETQKGFGAYGPQRWSDFSRGAAHEIAGPDALAQDFGVQAAASGPDTADEGIFVSQHERWLQLMQAGAEGTP, encoded by the coding sequence ATGAACGCCAGAGCGATTCCCGCCACCCGGGCCGATGCGGAACAGGGCGCGCCCGCCACGTCCACGATCAGCAGCGACCTGCTGCGGCTCGACAGCGAGATGCGCGGCGTGGACCGGCGCATCTTCTTCGATCCGGACATCTACGAACTCGAGTTCGAACGGATCTGGAGCAAGGTGTGGGTGTATGTCGCCCACGAAAGCCAGATCGCCAAGCCCAAGGATTTCCTGACCACCTGGATCGGCCGCGTGCCGGTGATCATCTCGCGCGATCGCAAGGGTGCGGTGCAGGCGTTCGTCAACGTCTGCACGCACCGTGGCGCCACGCTGTGCCGCACCGAGAAAGGCAGCGCCGGGACCTTCGTCTGCCCCTTCCACGGTTGGGCATTCAACGACCTGGGCGCGCTGGTGGGCGTCAATGAAGAAGAGAGCGGCGGCTATCCGGCCGGCTTCGACAAGAGCAAGCGCGGCCTGACCCGCGTGCGCTGCGAAAGCTACAAGGGTTTTCTCTTCGCCACCCTCAATCCCAACGCCGAGCCGCTGGAGGATTACCTGGCCGAGGCCAAGCCCTTCATCGACACCTTTGCCGAGCAGTCGCCGCAGGGCATCGAGGTGCTCAAAGGGCGCTCGGTGTACACCTACAACGGCAACTGGAAGCTGCAGGCCGAAAACGGCGTGGATGGCTATCACGTGCCGATGGTGCACGCCAACTACGTACAGATGGTCGGCCATCGCCTGCAGGTCAATGCCGGCGGCAACGCGCTCAAGACCATCGAGGCCGGCAAGTTCGGCAAGCTCGGTGGCGGCTACTACGACCTGCGCAACGGCCATTGCGTGCTGTGGACCAATCTGCCCAACCCGCAGGATCGCCCGCTGTACCGCGCCAAGGAGGAGATCGCCGCACGGGTCGGCCAGAAGAAGGCCGAATGGATGGTGGACCGCTCGCGCAACCTGCTGCTCTACCCCAACGTTCTGCTGATGGACCAGGCCAGTACGCAGATCCGCGTGTTCCGGCCGCTGGCGGTCGACAAGACCGAGGTGACGATCTACTGCTTCGCGCCGGTCGGCGAGCCGCCCGCCGAGCGCGCCAGGCGCATCCGCCAGTACGAGGATTTCTTCAATGCCTCGGGCATGGCCACGCCGGACGACCTCAACGAGTTCAACGAGACCCAGAAGGGCTTCGGCGCCTATGGTCCGCAGCGTTGGAGCGATTTTTCCCGCGGCGCCGCGCACGAGATCGCCGGGCCGGATGCCCTGGCGCAGGACTTCGGCGTGCAGGCGGCGGCCAGCGGTCCCGATACCGCCGATGAGGGCATCTTCGTCTCCCAGCACGAGCGCTGGCTGCAATTGATGCAGGCCGGTGCGGAGGGCACCCCATGA
- a CDS encoding aromatic-ring-hydroxylating dioxygenase subunit beta, with protein sequence MNDLELLRSVQEFLYREGEYLDGQRWDDWLALFDPEVEYWVPAWDSEHELTGDPMSEMSLIYYRNRSGLEDRIFRLRTGRSSASTPLPRTTHLVSNIRITGFDGSQCQVKASWVVFSFKDKQSHQFNGRYEYVLAARDGDWVIKRKKTIVINEVIPSLMDIYSI encoded by the coding sequence ATGAACGATCTGGAACTGCTGCGTTCGGTGCAGGAATTCCTCTACCGCGAGGGCGAATACCTGGACGGACAGCGCTGGGACGACTGGCTGGCGCTGTTCGATCCGGAGGTCGAGTACTGGGTGCCGGCCTGGGACAGCGAACACGAACTCACCGGCGACCCGATGAGCGAGATGTCGTTGATCTACTACCGCAACCGCTCGGGCCTGGAGGATCGCATCTTCCGCCTGCGCACCGGACGTTCATCGGCCTCGACGCCGCTGCCGCGCACTACGCACCTGGTCAGCAACATCCGCATCACCGGCTTCGACGGCAGCCAGTGCCAGGTCAAGGCGAGTTGGGTGGTGTTCTCGTTCAAGGACAAGCAGTCGCATCAGTTCAACGGCCGCTACGAATACGTGCTGGCCGCGCGGGATGGCGACTGGGTGATCAAGCGCAAGAAGACCATCGTCATCAACGAGGTGATTCCCTCGCTGATGGACATCTACAGCATCTAG
- a CDS encoding FAD-dependent oxidoreductase, translating to MKKDSSVVIVGAGPVGMINALGLARAGVDVTVLETHPGIVPEPRAMTYHWTVHEGMKRLGLLDDMLTEGFKVPEMCYRIFATGEVIRFNIGAIADYTPYPYAISLGQDQLEGIVLRHLADYPNVQIHWNTTMTDLVQDEHGVTVTAERDGQPVTYRADWVIGADGGRSRVRKAIGVEFLGMTWPQRFVATNVVYDFEKYGWGVANYLVDPKYGAVIAKVTRSGIWRVTFSEDASGTLEGIEDRIRAFYAKVFPGPEPYEIKLYSVYNMHQRWAERFRVGRVLLAGDAAHLTNPTNGFGLVSGMLDSQVLYEALAAVIKGEVDDSVLDQYSRDRRRAFEEVASPSSVETKRFVFHSDDPERFKADLERMRRIANDPELLRQQLMIGHRMQTPSLVKPSGLAA from the coding sequence GTGAAGAAAGACAGCAGTGTCGTGATCGTGGGCGCAGGTCCGGTGGGCATGATCAATGCCCTCGGGCTCGCGCGTGCCGGGGTCGACGTGACCGTGCTCGAGACGCATCCGGGCATCGTGCCCGAGCCGCGCGCGATGACCTACCACTGGACCGTGCACGAGGGCATGAAACGCCTCGGGCTGCTCGATGACATGCTCACCGAGGGTTTCAAGGTGCCGGAGATGTGCTACCGCATCTTCGCCACCGGCGAGGTGATCCGCTTCAACATCGGCGCGATCGCCGACTACACGCCGTATCCGTACGCCATCTCGCTGGGGCAGGACCAGCTCGAGGGCATCGTGCTTCGGCATCTGGCCGACTATCCCAATGTCCAGATCCACTGGAACACCACCATGACCGATCTCGTCCAGGACGAGCACGGCGTCACCGTCACCGCCGAGCGCGACGGCCAGCCGGTGACCTACCGCGCCGACTGGGTGATCGGTGCCGACGGCGGACGCAGCCGCGTGCGCAAGGCGATCGGCGTGGAGTTCCTCGGCATGACCTGGCCGCAGCGTTTCGTCGCCACCAACGTGGTGTATGACTTCGAGAAATACGGCTGGGGCGTGGCCAATTATCTGGTCGACCCCAAGTACGGCGCGGTGATCGCCAAGGTCACCCGCTCGGGCATCTGGCGCGTTACCTTCAGCGAGGATGCCAGCGGCACGCTGGAGGGCATCGAGGATCGCATCCGCGCCTTCTACGCCAAGGTCTTTCCGGGTCCCGAGCCCTACGAGATCAAGCTCTATTCGGTCTACAACATGCACCAACGCTGGGCGGAGAGGTTCCGCGTCGGCCGCGTGCTGCTGGCCGGCGATGCCGCGCACCTGACCAATCCGACCAACGGCTTCGGCCTGGTCTCGGGCATGCTCGATTCGCAGGTGCTCTATGAGGCGCTCGCTGCCGTGATCAAGGGCGAAGTGGACGACAGCGTGCTCGACCAGTATTCGCGCGATCGCCGCCGCGCCTTCGAGGAAGTCGCTTCGCCCTCCTCGGTGGAGACCAAGCGCTTCGTGTTCCATTCCGACGACCCGGAACGCTTCAAGGCCGATCTGGAGCGCATGCGCCGCATCGCCAACGACCCGGAACTCCTGCGTCAGCAGTTGATGATCGGTCACCGCATGCAGACGCCGTCGCTGGTCAAGCCGTCCGGTCTCGCCGCGTAA
- a CDS encoding FAD-dependent oxidoreductase, protein MSDTATTRSSVLIVGAGPVGMINALGLARAGVDVTLIEANAQIVPEPRAVTYHWAVLEGMDRLGLLEDMLVEGFKLPDICYRIFRTGEIIRFRMDALEGFTPYPYIVQLGQDRLEAIVLRHLAAYPNVRIDWRTRMQGLVQDEHGVTVTAERDGHPVTYRADWVIGADGARSAVRKSLGVDFVGMTWPERFVATNVEYDFGRHGWDLCNYVIDPSFGAVVALVTPPAVWRVTFSEDASLPLEGIEDRIRAFYARIFPDPDQGYTIKQYSAYSMHQRVAEKLRVGRVLLAGDAAHATNPTNGFGLVSGMLDSQVLYEALAAVVKGEAPDSVLDRYAADRKRVFEEIASPSSVETKRLVFHSSDPERLEQDLQRLRRVAADPDLLRAQFMIGYRLKTPSVLAEPA, encoded by the coding sequence ATGAGCGATACCGCAACGACCCGCAGCAGCGTACTCATCGTCGGCGCCGGCCCGGTGGGCATGATCAACGCGCTTGGCCTGGCCCGCGCCGGGGTGGACGTCACCCTGATCGAGGCCAACGCGCAGATCGTGCCCGAACCGCGCGCGGTCACCTACCACTGGGCCGTGCTCGAAGGCATGGACCGGCTCGGCCTGCTCGAGGACATGCTGGTCGAGGGCTTCAAGCTGCCGGACATCTGCTATCGCATCTTCCGCACCGGTGAAATCATCCGCTTCCGCATGGATGCGCTGGAGGGCTTCACCCCGTATCCGTACATCGTGCAGCTGGGCCAGGACAGGCTGGAAGCGATCGTGCTCCGGCATCTGGCCGCCTATCCCAACGTGCGGATCGACTGGCGCACGCGCATGCAGGGACTGGTGCAGGACGAACACGGCGTCACCGTGACCGCCGAGCGCGATGGCCATCCGGTGACCTATCGCGCCGACTGGGTGATCGGCGCCGACGGCGCGCGCAGTGCGGTACGCAAGTCCCTCGGCGTCGATTTCGTCGGTATGACCTGGCCCGAGCGTTTCGTCGCCACCAACGTGGAATACGACTTCGGCCGCCACGGCTGGGACCTGTGCAACTACGTCATCGACCCGTCGTTCGGCGCGGTGGTCGCGCTGGTCACGCCGCCGGCGGTCTGGCGCGTCACCTTCAGCGAGGACGCCAGCCTGCCGCTGGAAGGCATCGAGGATCGCATCCGCGCCTTCTATGCGCGCATCTTCCCCGACCCCGATCAGGGTTACACGATCAAGCAGTATTCGGCCTACAGCATGCACCAGCGCGTGGCCGAGAAGCTGCGCGTGGGACGCGTGCTGCTCGCCGGCGACGCTGCGCATGCCACCAATCCGACCAACGGCTTCGGCCTGGTCTCGGGCATGCTCGATTCGCAGGTGCTTTACGAGGCGCTCGCCGCAGTGGTCAAGGGCGAGGCGCCGGACAGCGTGCTCGACCGCTACGCGGCCGATCGCAAGCGCGTGTTCGAGGAAATTGCCTCGCCGAGCTCGGTCGAGACCAAGCGCCTGGTGTTCCATTCCAGCGATCCGGAGCGACTGGAACAGGATTTGCAGCGCCTGCGCCGCGTGGCCGCCGACCCCGATCTCCTGCGTGCGCAGTTCATGATCGGCTACCGCCTGAAGACGCCCTCCGTGCTGGCCGAGCCGGCATGA
- a CDS encoding fumarylacetoacetate hydrolase family protein, with amino-acid sequence MKLARFIADDGERIGAVREDGIVALDTGLDRADDMIALIERWPHESARLQRQAQEGRAVPLARVRLLAPIERPGKIMAIGLNYADHIAETGMDKPERQLWFAKMGNTVNGPRDPVQVPRVSAKVDYEVELVAVIGQGGRHIRAEEAPARVFGYCVGNDVSVRDWQMQTSQWVLGKSFDGHAPFGPWIVTADELPDPHRLDIRCLVNGELRQSSNTRHLVFNVWDQLVHLSQAMTLRAGDLLFTGTPGGVAAAMRPPAWLRAGDVVRCEIEGIGALENPFVDE; translated from the coding sequence ATGAAACTGGCCCGCTTCATCGCCGACGACGGCGAGCGCATCGGTGCCGTGCGCGAGGACGGCATCGTCGCCCTCGACACCGGACTCGACCGCGCCGACGACATGATCGCGTTGATCGAGCGCTGGCCGCACGAGTCGGCGCGGCTGCAACGGCAGGCGCAGGAGGGGCGCGCCGTGCCGCTTGCGCGGGTGCGCCTGCTCGCGCCGATCGAGCGGCCGGGCAAGATCATGGCGATCGGCCTCAACTATGCCGACCACATCGCCGAGACCGGCATGGACAAGCCCGAGCGGCAGCTGTGGTTCGCCAAGATGGGCAACACGGTCAACGGCCCGCGCGATCCGGTGCAGGTGCCGCGGGTGTCGGCCAAGGTCGACTACGAAGTCGAGCTGGTGGCGGTGATCGGGCAGGGCGGTCGCCACATCCGGGCCGAGGAGGCGCCCGCGCGTGTCTTCGGCTATTGCGTGGGCAACGACGTCTCGGTGCGCGACTGGCAGATGCAGACCTCGCAGTGGGTGCTCGGCAAGTCCTTCGACGGGCATGCGCCGTTCGGCCCCTGGATCGTCACCGCCGACGAACTCCCCGATCCGCACCGACTCGACATCCGCTGCCTGGTCAACGGCGAGCTGCGCCAGTCCTCCAACACGCGCCACCTGGTGTTCAACGTGTGGGATCAGCTCGTCCACCTGAGCCAGGCGATGACCCTGCGCGCCGGCGACCTCCTCTTCACCGGTACACCCGGCGGCGTGGCGGCAGCGATGCGCCCGCCGGCCTGGCTGCGTGCCGGCGACGTGGTGCGCTGCGAGATCGAAGGCATTGGCGCGCTCGAGAACCCTTTCGTCGACGAATGA
- a CDS encoding long-chain-fatty-acid--CoA ligase — translation MLGLMQHRPLLISSLIEHAETFHPRVEIVSRSVEGPVHRTDWASVARRARQVANALAALKLGSDAPVATLAWNTWRHLELYYGVSGAGVVLHTVNPRLSAEQIGYIINHAEDEVLFFDLSFGTLVQELAPQLKSVKHYVVLTDRAHMPELDLPRLLCYEELIEAQSDRYTWPSFDENTASSLCYTSGTTGHPKGVLYSHRSTVLHSMAACAHDGMALGAQTSLLLVVPMFHVNGWGAPYACAMAGAKLVLPGPRMDGENLYGLIRDEGVTFALGVPTVWLMLLQYLDQHPELDREGLKLEGVAVGGSALPRVIIERFESELHARAVQLWGMTETSPLGVSNLHLLPAQQQLPPEQQMPYRLKQGRGVWGVEIKIVDDEGHALPWDGRRAGHLMVRGPWITARYYKAEQDILDAEGFFPTGDIATVDPDGYVQLVDRAKDVIKSGGEWISSIELENIAVSHPGVAEAAVIGIPHPKWQERPLLLVVRNAAGAALSREELLAYMEPRVPKWWLPDEVVFVESLPHTATGKLLKSRLRELYQPSAT, via the coding sequence ATGCTTGGCCTGATGCAACACCGGCCGCTGCTGATCTCCTCGCTGATCGAGCATGCCGAAACGTTCCATCCGCGGGTCGAGATCGTCAGCCGCAGCGTGGAGGGGCCGGTGCATCGCACCGACTGGGCCAGCGTGGCCCGGCGGGCGCGCCAGGTCGCCAACGCGCTCGCCGCGCTGAAGCTCGGCAGCGACGCGCCCGTCGCCACCCTGGCGTGGAACACCTGGCGCCATCTGGAGCTCTACTACGGCGTGTCCGGCGCGGGCGTGGTGCTGCACACGGTCAACCCGCGGCTTTCGGCCGAGCAGATCGGCTACATCATCAATCACGCCGAGGACGAGGTGCTGTTTTTCGACTTGAGCTTCGGCACGCTGGTGCAGGAACTCGCGCCGCAGCTGAAATCGGTGAAGCACTACGTGGTGCTGACCGATCGCGCGCACATGCCCGAGCTCGATCTGCCGCGGCTGTTGTGCTACGAGGAACTCATCGAGGCGCAGAGCGACCGCTACACGTGGCCGAGTTTCGACGAGAACACCGCCTCGTCGCTGTGCTACACCTCGGGCACCACCGGCCATCCCAAGGGTGTGCTCTATTCGCACCGTTCCACCGTGCTGCATTCGATGGCCGCCTGTGCCCACGACGGCATGGCGCTGGGCGCGCAGACCAGCCTGCTGCTGGTGGTACCGATGTTCCACGTCAACGGTTGGGGCGCGCCCTATGCCTGCGCGATGGCCGGCGCCAAGCTGGTGCTGCCCGGCCCGCGCATGGACGGGGAAAACCTCTACGGCCTGATCCGCGACGAGGGCGTCACCTTCGCGCTCGGCGTGCCGACGGTGTGGCTGATGCTGCTGCAATACCTCGACCAGCACCCGGAGCTGGATCGCGAAGGCCTCAAGCTCGAAGGCGTCGCGGTGGGCGGCTCGGCCTTGCCGCGCGTCATCATCGAGCGCTTCGAAAGCGAGCTTCATGCGCGTGCGGTGCAGCTGTGGGGCATGACCGAGACCAGTCCGCTCGGCGTGTCCAACCTGCATCTACTGCCCGCACAGCAGCAGCTGCCGCCGGAACAGCAGATGCCCTACCGGCTCAAGCAGGGCCGCGGCGTGTGGGGCGTGGAGATCAAGATCGTCGACGACGAGGGCCATGCCCTGCCGTGGGATGGCCGGCGCGCCGGCCATCTCATGGTGCGCGGGCCGTGGATCACCGCGCGCTACTACAAGGCCGAGCAGGACATCCTCGATGCCGAGGGCTTTTTCCCGACCGGCGACATCGCCACCGTGGATCCGGACGGCTACGTGCAGCTGGTCGACCGCGCCAAGGACGTGATCAAGTCCGGCGGCGAATGGATCTCCTCCATCGAACTCGAAAACATCGCCGTTTCCCACCCGGGTGTGGCCGAGGCGGCGGTGATCGGCATCCCGCATCCCAAGTGGCAGGAGCGTCCGCTGCTGCTGGTGGTGCGCAATGCCGCCGGCGCGGCGCTGAGCCGCGAGGAGTTGCTCGCCTACATGGAGCCGCGGGTGCCCAAGTGGTGGCTGCCCGACGAGGTCGTCTTCGTCGAGTCGCTGCCGCATACGGCCACCGGCAAGTTGCTCAAGTCCCGTCTGCGCGAGCTGTACCAGCCATCCGCTACGTGA